A genomic window from Rhodococcus oxybenzonivorans includes:
- a CDS encoding class I SAM-dependent methyltransferase, which translates to MSEEIQSEGDISATAVAVAHFRALETGRDDRLFSDPLAAHFVDASGLPIGSIGLSDVTASRVYESVVTRTKFLDDALREAAASGAVKQLVVLGAGLDTRARRLVLPGVESAYELDLPHLFSFKRRALDSAPTTPIGAAFPVIDVAADLLADDWGTHLVAAGFDAKLPTAWVVEGVFIYFTTEQNAQIMKQLTQLSAPGSRLLAVHFGVGSLEEAQSKEMAARTEQGGYGFKSVVADPGDWLAEWSWVTESVSIKGFAQTLGREVPYLEQPGHEVAWLIASRLP; encoded by the coding sequence ATGAGCGAAGAGATCCAAAGCGAAGGCGACATCAGCGCAACGGCAGTGGCCGTCGCGCACTTCCGTGCTCTGGAGACCGGACGTGATGACCGCCTTTTTTCGGACCCCTTAGCAGCGCATTTCGTCGATGCTTCGGGGTTGCCGATCGGGTCAATCGGTCTCAGTGACGTGACAGCGTCGCGGGTCTATGAGTCGGTCGTCACGCGCACGAAGTTCCTGGACGACGCGCTGCGCGAGGCCGCTGCCTCGGGTGCGGTCAAGCAGTTAGTCGTGCTTGGCGCGGGCCTGGACACCCGCGCCCGAAGGCTCGTCCTGCCGGGGGTGGAATCGGCTTACGAGCTGGATCTCCCGCACCTCTTCAGTTTCAAGCGGCGCGCGCTCGATTCAGCGCCCACGACGCCGATCGGCGCTGCCTTTCCGGTCATTGACGTCGCAGCTGATCTCCTCGCCGATGATTGGGGGACACATCTGGTCGCTGCGGGATTTGATGCAAAACTGCCGACTGCATGGGTCGTAGAGGGAGTCTTCATCTACTTCACGACTGAGCAGAACGCCCAGATCATGAAACAGCTCACGCAGCTCTCCGCTCCCGGAAGTCGTCTACTGGCCGTCCATTTCGGAGTCGGTTCGCTTGAAGAGGCGCAGTCCAAGGAAATGGCGGCGCGCACTGAACAAGGGGGCTACGGCTTCAAATCCGTCGTTGCCGATCCCGGTGATTGGCTGGCCGAATGGAGTTGGGTAACCGAATCCGTATCGATAAAAGGCTTCGCTCAGACCCTTGGCAGGGAGGTCCCGTACCTCGAACAGCCAGGGCATGAGGTGGCCTGGCTCATTGCGTCGCGATTGCCGTGA